Proteins encoded in a region of the Thunnus maccoyii chromosome 4, fThuMac1.1, whole genome shotgun sequence genome:
- the LOC121896243 gene encoding P2Y purinoceptor 1-like — MNNTTCQRISFDFTSRFLPPVYILVFIVGLVANGWGLKSLLLNWKKLGNVNVFVLNLGLADILYLLTLPFLMVYYFMKSTWIFGDTFCKITRFCFNLNLYGSIGFLTCMSVYRYLAIVHPMRMMGRLTVTHSVAISVMVWLLVSIQSLPDMFYIKTFGNRPGKCYDTTHKTYVEDYLKYSLRLTLTGFCLPFLITLGCYGHVIVILCHKNATDKVQKQRSLKLLFILIVLFSVCYIPYHVLRNLNLWSRVLLEQKKCREWSNRVYIAHQISRGLVCLNSALNPLVYLHGNEDIPAQLRQLLQRARQMFRHLPPTDSGSVPMNQITD, encoded by the coding sequence ATGAATAACACAACTTGTCAACGTATCAGCTTTGACTTTACAAGCAGATTCCTGCCACCTGTTTACATCTTAGTATTCATCGTTGGTCTAGTGGCTAATGGATGGGGACTGAAGTCTTTGCTGCTCAACTGGAAGAAACTGGGGAACgtcaatgtttttgttctgaaccTTGGTCTTGCAGATATTCTGTATCTGCTCACACTCCCATTTCTGATGGTGTACTATTTTATGAAGAGTACTTGGATCTTTGGAGACACATTCTGCAAGATAACAAGATTCTGCTTCAACCTGAATTTATATGGCAGCATTGGATTCCTTACTTGTATGAGTGTGTACAGGTACCTGGCCATTGTCCATCCAATGAGAATGATGGGAAGATTAACTGTCACCCACTCTGTGGCTATTTCAGTCATGGTTTGGCTGTTGGTGAGCATTCAAAGTCTTCCGGACATGTTCTACATCAAGACATTTGGAAACAGGCCTGGGAAATGCTATGATACCACCCATAAGACATATGTTGAGGATTACCTGAAATACAGCCTCAGATTGACACTTACTGGGTTTTGTCTACCATTCCTCATCACACTGGGCTGCTATGGACATGTGATTGTCATTCTCTGCCACAAAAATGCCACTGACAAGGTACAGAAACAGAGAAGTTTGAAATTGTTGTTCATCTTgattgttctcttctctgtttgttaCATCCCCTATCATGTATTGAGGAACCTCAACCTCTGGTCAAGAGTTTTATTAGAACAGAAGAAATGCCGTGAATGGTCTAATAGAGTCTACATTGCTCATCAGATAAGTCGTGGActtgtgtgtctgaacagtgCTCTCAACCCTCTGGTTTATCTTCATGGAAATGAAGATATTCCTGCTCAGCTCAGACAGCTGCTCCAGCGAGCTCGTCAGATGTTCAGACATTTACCTCCAACAGACTCTGGTAGTGTGCCCATGAATCAAATCACAGATTAG